In one window of Agromyces badenianii DNA:
- the dut gene encoding dUTP diphosphatase, producing the protein MTDSVDVLITADRVPNYAHPGDAGADLHASESVLLGPGERATVGTGVAIALPDGYVAFVVPRSGLAFKHGITIVNAPGTVDAGYRGEIKVALLNTDAREAHTIEAGDRIAQLVVMPVSRARFVEVERLPGSQRGEGGFGSTGFGEHKSGVNA; encoded by the coding sequence GTGACCGATTCCGTCGATGTGCTGATCACGGCAGACCGCGTGCCGAACTACGCCCATCCGGGCGACGCGGGCGCCGACCTCCATGCTTCCGAGTCCGTCCTGCTCGGCCCCGGCGAACGGGCCACGGTCGGCACCGGAGTGGCGATTGCCCTGCCCGACGGCTACGTCGCCTTCGTCGTGCCGCGCTCGGGGCTCGCCTTCAAGCACGGCATCACGATCGTCAACGCGCCGGGCACCGTCGATGCCGGCTATCGCGGCGAGATCAAGGTCGCGCTGTTGAACACCGACGCCCGTGAGGCCCACACGATCGAGGCAGGCGACCGCATCGCCCAGCTCGTCGTGATGCCGGTCAGTCGTGCGCGGTTCGTCGAGGTCGAGCGGCTGCCGGGCAGTCAGCGCGGCGAGGGGGGATTCGGCTCCACGGGATTCGGGGAGCACAAGTCAGGAGTGAACGCGTGA
- the acnA gene encoding aconitate hydratase AcnA yields MSAVNSFGAKDTLRVGDETYEIFRLDTVPGHEKLPFSLKVLLENLLRTEDGKNVTKEQIEALGSWVPTAEPDTEIQFTPARVVMQDFTGVPCIVDLATMREAVESLGGDPNKINPLAPAEMVIDHSVIADLFGSENALERNVEIEYERNGERYQFLRWGQTAFDDFKVVPPGTGIVHQVNIEHLAKVTFTREVGGVLRAYPDTCVGTDSHTTMVNGLGVLGWGVGGIEAEAAMLGQPVSMLIPKVVGFKLSGAIPTGVTATDVVLTITDMLRKHGVVGKFVEFYGSGVASVPLANRATIGNMSPEFGSTAAMFPIDDVTLDYLRLTGRSDQQIALVEAYSKVQKLWHDADSEPVFSEYMELDLSTVVPSIAGPKRPQDRIELTESKRAFENDLLNYATIDHDLVDLEIAESFPASDPPGNSPEDEYSQHEHHHRSHAPATASKPTDVTLGTGERFVLDHGAVAIAAITSCTNTSNPSVMLAAGLLARNAAKKGLKSKPWVKTTLAPGSKVVTDYYEKAGLTSYLEDLGFYTVGYGCTTCIGNSGPLLDEVSAAVNDQDLAVTAVLSGNRNFEGRINPDVKMNYLASPPLVIAYALAGSMNFDFETDALGTDTEGNDVYLKDIWPDAAEVQHTIDTSINKDMFVTQYAGVFDGDERWRSLETPTGATFEWDAESTYVRKPPYFDGMTMETTPVTDIVGARVLAKLGDSVTTDHISPAGSIKADSPAGRYLTEHGVDRKDFNSYGSRRGNHEIMIRGTFANIRLKNQLLDGVEGGYTRDFTQAEAPQSFIYDASQNYQAQGVPLVIFGGKEYGSGSSRDWAAKGTSLLGVKAVITESFERIHRSNLIGMGVVPLQFPAGESWASLGLDGTEVVSITGLERLNDGVTPKTVRVVAAPSEHSAPGKATVEFDAVVRIDTPGEADYYRNGGILQYVLRSLV; encoded by the coding sequence GTGTCTGCAGTGAACAGTTTCGGGGCGAAGGACACGCTCCGCGTCGGTGATGAGACCTACGAGATCTTCCGACTCGACACCGTGCCGGGTCACGAGAAGCTGCCCTTCAGCCTGAAGGTCCTCCTCGAGAACCTGCTGCGCACCGAAGACGGCAAGAACGTCACGAAGGAGCAGATCGAGGCGCTCGGGTCGTGGGTGCCGACGGCTGAGCCCGACACCGAGATCCAGTTCACGCCGGCGCGCGTGGTCATGCAGGACTTCACGGGCGTGCCGTGCATCGTCGACCTCGCCACCATGCGAGAGGCCGTCGAGTCGCTCGGCGGAGACCCCAACAAGATCAACCCGCTCGCGCCCGCCGAGATGGTCATCGACCACTCGGTGATCGCCGACCTCTTCGGCAGCGAGAACGCGCTCGAGCGCAACGTCGAGATCGAGTACGAGCGCAATGGCGAGCGGTACCAGTTCCTCCGCTGGGGCCAGACGGCGTTCGACGACTTCAAGGTCGTGCCGCCGGGCACCGGCATCGTGCACCAGGTCAACATCGAGCACCTCGCGAAGGTCACCTTCACGCGCGAGGTCGGCGGTGTGCTCCGCGCCTACCCCGACACCTGTGTCGGCACCGACTCGCACACCACGATGGTCAACGGCCTCGGCGTGCTCGGCTGGGGCGTCGGCGGCATCGAGGCCGAGGCGGCCATGCTCGGCCAGCCCGTGTCGATGCTCATCCCCAAGGTCGTGGGCTTCAAGCTCTCGGGCGCGATCCCCACCGGCGTCACGGCGACCGACGTCGTGCTCACGATCACCGACATGCTCCGCAAGCACGGCGTGGTCGGCAAGTTCGTCGAGTTCTACGGCTCCGGCGTGGCATCCGTGCCGCTCGCCAACCGCGCGACGATCGGCAACATGAGCCCCGAGTTCGGCTCGACCGCCGCGATGTTCCCCATCGACGACGTGACGCTCGACTACCTGCGGCTCACCGGCCGCAGCGACCAGCAGATCGCGCTCGTCGAGGCCTACTCGAAGGTGCAGAAGCTCTGGCACGATGCCGACTCCGAGCCGGTGTTCAGCGAGTACATGGAGCTCGACCTCTCGACCGTGGTGCCGTCGATCGCCGGGCCGAAGCGCCCGCAGGACCGCATCGAACTCACCGAGTCGAAGCGCGCCTTCGAGAACGACCTCCTGAACTACGCCACCATCGATCACGATCTGGTCGACCTCGAGATCGCCGAGTCCTTCCCGGCGTCCGACCCGCCCGGCAACTCGCCTGAAGACGAGTACAGCCAGCACGAGCACCACCACCGGAGCCACGCCCCGGCGACGGCCTCGAAGCCGACCGACGTCACTCTCGGCACGGGTGAGCGCTTCGTGCTCGACCACGGTGCGGTCGCGATCGCGGCGATCACCTCGTGCACGAACACGTCGAACCCCTCGGTCATGCTCGCCGCGGGCCTGCTCGCCCGCAACGCGGCGAAGAAGGGCCTGAAGTCCAAGCCGTGGGTGAAGACCACCCTCGCGCCCGGGTCGAAGGTCGTCACCGACTACTACGAGAAGGCCGGCCTCACCAGCTACCTCGAAGACCTCGGCTTCTACACCGTCGGCTACGGCTGCACGACCTGCATCGGCAACTCCGGCCCGCTCCTCGATGAGGTCTCGGCCGCCGTGAACGACCAGGACCTCGCCGTCACCGCCGTGCTCTCGGGAAACCGCAACTTCGAGGGTCGCATCAACCCCGACGTCAAGATGAACTACCTCGCGAGCCCGCCGCTCGTGATCGCGTACGCCCTCGCCGGTTCGATGAACTTCGACTTCGAGACCGACGCGCTCGGCACCGACACCGAGGGCAACGACGTCTACCTGAAAGACATCTGGCCCGACGCGGCAGAGGTGCAGCACACGATCGACACCTCGATCAACAAGGACATGTTCGTCACGCAGTACGCAGGCGTGTTCGACGGCGATGAGCGCTGGCGTTCGCTCGAGACGCCGACCGGCGCGACGTTCGAGTGGGACGCCGAGTCGACCTACGTGCGCAAGCCCCCGTACTTCGACGGCATGACCATGGAGACGACGCCCGTCACCGACATCGTCGGCGCCCGCGTGCTCGCGAAGCTGGGCGACTCGGTCACCACCGACCACATCAGCCCCGCCGGTTCGATCAAGGCCGACAGCCCCGCTGGTCGCTACTTGACCGAGCACGGGGTCGACCGCAAGGACTTCAACTCCTACGGCTCGCGTCGCGGCAACCACGAGATCATGATCCGCGGCACGTTCGCGAACATCCGCCTGAAGAACCAGCTCCTCGACGGGGTCGAAGGCGGCTACACGCGTGACTTCACGCAGGCCGAGGCGCCGCAGTCGTTCATCTACGACGCGAGCCAGAACTACCAGGCGCAGGGCGTTCCGCTCGTCATCTTCGGTGGCAAGGAGTACGGATCCGGGTCGTCGCGCGACTGGGCGGCCAAGGGCACGAGCCTCCTCGGCGTCAAGGCGGTCATCACCGAGAGCTTCGAGCGCATCCACCGCTCGAACCTCATCGGCATGGGCGTCGTGCCGCTGCAGTTCCCCGCGGGCGAGAGCTGGGCATCGCTCGGGCTCGACGGCACCGAGGTCGTCTCGATCACCGGCCTCGAGCGGCTGAACGATGGCGTCACCCCGAAGACCGTGCGCGTCGTCGCCGCACCGAGCGAGCACTCGGCGCCCGGCAAGGCGACCGTCGAGTTCGACGCGGTCGTGCGCATCGACACGCCCGGTGAGGCGGACTACTACCGCAACGGCGGCATCCTGCAGTACGTGCTGCGCTCGCTCGTCTGA
- a CDS encoding DUF3710 domain-containing protein encodes MSDIEINGDIPAEQPKSAPEDRAIEGPFDETEANPVRPYVDLGGVKVLPREGLHLRLEVEEGTKRVVAIGLDYANSTLQVQPFAAPRSSGLWHEIRAQIADQIARQGGTTTVRDGSFGPELLAQIPVAAGEGQPGQMRLARFIGVDGPRWFLRGVIAGEAAVDPAAAAQVEDLFRSIVVVRGSTPMPPRDLIPLRMPASTAGTPTV; translated from the coding sequence GTGAGCGACATCGAGATCAACGGCGACATCCCCGCCGAACAGCCCAAGTCGGCCCCCGAAGACCGCGCGATCGAGGGTCCCTTCGACGAGACCGAGGCGAACCCGGTTCGCCCCTATGTCGACCTCGGCGGCGTGAAGGTGCTGCCGCGCGAGGGCCTCCACCTTCGACTCGAGGTCGAAGAGGGAACGAAGCGCGTCGTTGCGATCGGCCTCGACTACGCGAACTCGACGCTGCAGGTGCAACCGTTCGCAGCCCCGCGTTCGAGCGGGCTGTGGCACGAGATCCGCGCGCAGATCGCCGATCAGATCGCGCGTCAGGGCGGCACGACGACCGTGCGCGACGGATCGTTCGGCCCCGAGCTGCTCGCCCAGATCCCGGTCGCGGCCGGCGAGGGTCAGCCTGGCCAGATGCGGCTCGCTCGCTTCATCGGCGTCGACGGACCTCGCTGGTTCCTTCGCGGCGTGATCGCCGGCGAGGCCGCGGTCGATCCCGCCGCCGCCGCGCAGGTCGAAGACCTCTTCCGCTCGATCGTCGTGGTGCGCGGCAGCACGCCGATGCCGCCGCGCGACCTCATCCCCCTGCGCATGCCCGCGTCCACCGCGGGTACGCCCACGGTGTGA
- a CDS encoding benzoate/H(+) symporter BenE family transporter, whose protein sequence is MTIFHTVVAGVIAAITGFASSFALVIAGLVAVGATETQAASGLFALCIATGISCIVLPLVTRMPVSFAWSTPGAALLVAAAATTQQFAAAIGAFVVCGVLIVLAGLWPALGRAITSIPKPIASAMLAGILFPICVAPVFAAVEQPAIAVPMVLVWLIFARLAPRWAVPAAMLVAVAGIAITAGPAVLESEAVRPQLEFVAPVFDPFVIVSLGVPLFIVTMAGQNVPGFAVMSTFGYRVAPRPVLVASGAASVAAAFAGGHAINLAAITAAIMASPESNPDPRRRWVATFTAGIVYLLLGAGAGLAAAVVQASPPVIITAVAGLALLGALITSVTGALEDPAQRITAIGTFLVTASGVAVVGIGSAFWGLVVGGVLMLWLGRRPAGGGPAEARGDAPAGRPGVAPDTASAGGAGDGNADVDAEPA, encoded by the coding sequence CTGACCATCTTCCATACCGTCGTCGCGGGCGTCATCGCGGCCATCACCGGATTCGCGAGCTCGTTTGCACTGGTGATCGCCGGACTCGTCGCCGTCGGCGCCACCGAGACCCAGGCGGCATCCGGCCTCTTCGCCCTGTGCATCGCCACGGGCATCTCGTGCATCGTGTTGCCGCTCGTGACACGCATGCCCGTGTCATTCGCCTGGTCGACCCCTGGCGCGGCGCTTCTCGTCGCCGCGGCCGCCACGACGCAGCAGTTCGCCGCGGCCATCGGCGCCTTCGTCGTCTGCGGTGTGCTCATCGTGCTCGCCGGTCTCTGGCCGGCGCTCGGCCGTGCGATCACGAGCATTCCGAAGCCGATCGCGAGTGCGATGCTCGCCGGAATCCTCTTCCCGATCTGCGTGGCCCCGGTGTTCGCGGCAGTCGAGCAGCCCGCGATCGCCGTGCCGATGGTGCTCGTCTGGTTGATCTTCGCGCGGCTGGCACCGCGCTGGGCGGTTCCGGCCGCGATGCTCGTCGCAGTGGCCGGCATCGCGATCACGGCCGGGCCGGCAGTGCTCGAGAGCGAGGCCGTGCGGCCGCAGCTCGAGTTCGTGGCACCCGTGTTCGACCCGTTCGTGATCGTGAGTCTCGGGGTTCCGCTCTTCATCGTGACGATGGCCGGCCAGAACGTGCCGGGGTTCGCGGTGATGTCGACGTTCGGATATCGGGTCGCCCCCCGGCCGGTGCTCGTCGCCTCCGGCGCGGCATCGGTCGCCGCGGCTTTCGCCGGCGGGCACGCCATCAATCTCGCGGCCATCACGGCGGCCATCATGGCGAGCCCCGAGTCGAATCCCGACCCGAGGCGCCGTTGGGTGGCCACGTTCACCGCCGGCATCGTCTACCTGCTGCTCGGAGCCGGTGCCGGCCTCGCCGCCGCCGTCGTGCAGGCTTCCCCGCCGGTCATCATCACCGCCGTCGCCGGGCTGGCACTGCTCGGGGCGCTGATCACTTCGGTCACCGGCGCGCTCGAGGATCCGGCTCAGCGCATCACCGCGATCGGCACGTTCCTCGTGACCGCCTCGGGGGTCGCCGTCGTCGGCATCGGCTCGGCATTCTGGGGACTCGTGGTCGGCGGCGTGCTCATGCTGTGGCTGGGCCGGCGACCGGCAGGTGGCGGGCCCGCCGAGGCGAGAGGCGACGCTCCCGCCGGACGCCCCGGAGTCGCGCCTGATACGGCCTCAGCAGGCGGTGCAGGCGACGGCAACGCCGACGTCGACGCGGAACCCGCCTAG
- a CDS encoding DUF3159 domain-containing protein: MSDAPQSPRPDEGDREDAAREPAPAEAADFGRQFAAAAEKSGLGALARDEKLSGRDLLTAVGGVRGILEALLPGLVFLMVYSGLTSFAGQDAQAALVPALAASVGLAAVFTIARLVTKGQPTQAIAGLIGVLASAALALWSGNARDNYVLGFFTNAGYALALIVSLVVRWPAIGLIVGFLMGDGLSWKQDKRKYRAAQFLTLVWIGLFVARLAVQLPFYLVDNVEALGATRLLMGVPLYALVLVFSWLVVRAVYPSSARSAE, from the coding sequence ATGTCGGACGCCCCGCAGTCGCCGCGTCCCGACGAGGGCGATCGAGAGGATGCCGCTCGGGAACCCGCTCCCGCAGAGGCCGCCGACTTCGGCCGGCAGTTCGCCGCCGCCGCCGAGAAGAGCGGCCTCGGCGCGCTCGCCCGCGACGAGAAGTTGAGCGGGCGCGACCTGCTCACGGCCGTCGGCGGGGTGCGAGGCATCCTCGAGGCACTGTTGCCCGGTCTCGTCTTCCTCATGGTCTACAGCGGGCTCACGAGCTTCGCCGGGCAGGATGCCCAGGCCGCGCTCGTGCCGGCCCTCGCGGCATCCGTCGGACTCGCCGCGGTGTTCACGATCGCACGACTCGTGACGAAGGGGCAGCCGACGCAGGCGATCGCCGGACTCATCGGGGTGCTCGCCTCGGCCGCGCTCGCCCTCTGGTCGGGCAACGCACGCGACAACTACGTGCTCGGGTTCTTCACGAATGCCGGGTACGCCCTCGCGCTCATCGTGTCGCTCGTGGTGCGCTGGCCCGCCATCGGCCTCATCGTCGGATTCCTCATGGGCGACGGCCTCTCCTGGAAGCAGGACAAGCGGAAGTACCGGGCGGCGCAGTTCCTCACCCTCGTCTGGATCGGCCTGTTCGTCGCACGACTGGCCGTGCAGCTGCCGTTCTACCTCGTCGACAATGTCGAGGCGCTCGGCGCCACCAGACTGCTCATGGGCGTGCCGCTCTACGCCCTCGTGCTGGTCTTCTCTTGGCTCGTCGTTCGAGCGGTCTACCCGTCATCGGCTCGCTCCGCCGAGTGA
- a CDS encoding DUF3093 domain-containing protein: MPDYHEKLWPTPWIYIASLLLIPSSILVLAPVSMPAGIATGVILYGAAVASLSITAPVIEVADGRLRAGRASIPLADTGTAIGATDVEARAERGTGLDARAFLVIRGWVQPVVRVPITDPSDPTPYWLISTRHPKELAAAINGSRRPERTEPGV, translated from the coding sequence ATGCCCGACTACCACGAGAAACTCTGGCCGACACCCTGGATCTACATCGCCAGTCTGCTGCTGATCCCCTCCAGCATCCTCGTGCTGGCGCCCGTCTCGATGCCCGCCGGCATCGCCACCGGAGTGATCCTCTACGGGGCAGCCGTGGCGTCGCTGAGCATCACGGCGCCCGTGATCGAGGTGGCCGACGGCCGGCTCCGCGCGGGTCGCGCCTCGATCCCGCTCGCCGACACTGGTACCGCGATCGGCGCAACGGATGTCGAGGCACGCGCCGAACGGGGCACGGGTCTCGATGCCCGCGCGTTCCTCGTGATCCGCGGATGGGTGCAACCCGTCGTGCGGGTGCCGATCACCGACCCCTCGGATCCCACGCCCTACTGGCTGATCTCGACGCGCCATCCGAAAGAGCTGGCCGCCGCGATCAATGGATCACGACGGCCTGAGCGTACCGAGCCGGGAGTCTAG
- the dxs gene encoding 1-deoxy-D-xylulose-5-phosphate synthase, translated as MTLLETISGPRDLDALSPEQLDQLAREIREYLVESVSKTGGHLGPNLGVVELTIAIHRVFESPRDAVVFDTGHQSYVHKLLTGRKDLSSIRQTGGLAGYPQRSESEHDIVESSHASSSLSWADGISKAFEMTGQHDRHVVAVVGDGALTGGMTWEALNNISDDNTRKLIVVVNDNGRSYAPTIGGMARFLNTVRTKQTYRNLHLSSRRAFDRLGGPASAFYRGVRGGLHGFLSRFTDNEALYSNLDIKYIGPVDGHDERALEAALRQAKAYGAPVIVHAITDKGRGYEPALRDAADQFHAVGQIDPETGESLETSSAPSWTSVFADELVHLAERHDHLVGITAAMLRPTGLHRMAERFPSRVFDVGIAEQHAATSAAGLAFGGLHPVVAVYATFINRAFDQVLMDVALHKAGVTFVLDRAGVTGPDGPSHHGVWDLSILQVVPGIRIAAPRDSVRLVEELGEAVAVDDAPTVIRFPKGTVGVDFEAVRRTHDGVDVLAESDRKDVLIVTVGPMVATGLQVAERLEAQGIGATVIDPRWVVPVPRSVIDLAADHRIVVSIEDGIRVGGIGTRIRQDLREAGVDTAVTELGLPDEFLDHGSRADILERVGLTPQHIARDVTGMVLGSKLPHARRAGFESGVSTDTRPQPRV; from the coding sequence ATGACCCTGCTCGAGACCATCTCGGGACCCCGCGATCTCGATGCGCTGAGTCCCGAACAGCTCGATCAGCTTGCACGCGAGATCCGCGAGTACCTCGTGGAGTCGGTCTCGAAGACCGGCGGGCACCTCGGCCCGAACCTCGGCGTCGTCGAACTCACGATCGCGATCCACCGGGTCTTCGAGTCGCCGCGCGACGCGGTCGTCTTCGACACCGGGCATCAGTCGTACGTGCACAAGCTCCTGACGGGGCGCAAGGACCTCTCCAGCATCCGCCAGACCGGCGGCCTCGCCGGGTACCCGCAGCGCTCCGAGTCCGAGCACGACATCGTCGAGAGCTCGCACGCCTCCAGTTCGCTCTCATGGGCCGACGGCATCTCCAAGGCCTTCGAGATGACCGGCCAGCACGACCGGCACGTCGTGGCGGTCGTCGGCGACGGGGCGCTCACGGGCGGCATGACGTGGGAGGCGTTGAACAACATCTCCGACGACAACACGCGCAAGCTCATCGTCGTCGTCAACGACAACGGACGTTCGTACGCGCCGACGATCGGCGGCATGGCGCGATTCCTCAACACGGTGCGCACGAAGCAGACGTACCGCAACCTCCATCTCTCGAGTCGGCGCGCCTTCGACCGCCTGGGCGGCCCCGCGAGCGCGTTCTATCGCGGTGTGCGCGGTGGTCTCCACGGCTTCCTCAGCCGGTTCACCGACAACGAGGCGCTCTACTCGAACCTCGACATCAAGTACATCGGCCCCGTCGACGGACACGACGAGCGTGCCCTCGAGGCGGCGCTGCGTCAGGCGAAGGCCTACGGCGCCCCGGTGATCGTGCACGCGATCACCGACAAGGGTCGCGGCTACGAGCCGGCCCTTCGCGATGCGGCCGACCAGTTCCATGCCGTCGGCCAGATCGACCCCGAGACCGGGGAGTCGCTCGAGACCTCGTCGGCGCCGTCGTGGACGAGCGTCTTCGCCGACGAGCTCGTGCATCTCGCCGAGCGCCACGACCACCTCGTCGGCATCACGGCCGCCATGCTGCGTCCGACCGGGCTTCACCGCATGGCCGAACGATTCCCGAGCCGCGTGTTCGATGTCGGCATCGCCGAGCAGCACGCCGCGACCTCTGCGGCGGGTCTCGCCTTCGGCGGCTTGCACCCGGTCGTGGCCGTCTACGCCACCTTCATCAACCGGGCGTTCGACCAGGTCCTCATGGATGTCGCGCTGCACAAGGCCGGTGTCACGTTCGTGCTCGATCGGGCCGGTGTGACCGGGCCCGACGGGCCGAGCCACCACGGAGTGTGGGATCTCTCGATCCTGCAGGTCGTGCCGGGCATCCGCATCGCGGCCCCGCGCGACTCGGTGCGCCTCGTCGAAGAGCTGGGCGAGGCGGTCGCCGTCGACGACGCCCCCACCGTGATCCGTTTCCCGAAGGGCACGGTCGGTGTCGACTTCGAAGCGGTACGCCGCACCCACGACGGGGTCGACGTGCTCGCGGAGTCCGATCGCAAGGATGTGCTCATCGTCACGGTCGGCCCGATGGTCGCGACCGGACTCCAGGTCGCCGAGCGGCTCGAGGCGCAGGGCATCGGTGCCACGGTGATCGATCCGCGCTGGGTCGTGCCCGTGCCGCGGAGCGTGATCGACCTCGCTGCCGACCATCGCATCGTGGTCAGCATCGAAGACGGCATCCGCGTCGGCGGCATCGGAACGCGCATCCGTCAAGACCTTCGCGAGGCCGGCGTCGACACCGCGGTAACCGAGCTCGGCCTGCCCGATGAGTTCCTCGATCATGGATCGCGCGCCGACATCCTCGAACGGGTCGGGCTGACTCCGCAGCACATCGCACGAGATGTCACCGGCATGGTGCTCGGCTCGAAACTGCCGCACGCACGCCGTGCCGGCTTCGAATCCGGGGTGTCGACCGATACGAGGCCGCAGCCACGCGTCTGA
- a CDS encoding DUF4193 domain-containing protein yields the protein MATDYDAPRKTEDDSESIEALKERVPDKMSGVVDVDDADNPGGFDLAGADLSDVELDVVVLPPQADEFTCVSCFLVKHRSQIDHETKLGAICLECAS from the coding sequence ATGGCAACGGATTACGACGCACCGAGGAAGACCGAAGACGACTCCGAGTCGATCGAGGCCCTCAAGGAGCGCGTCCCCGACAAGATGTCGGGCGTAGTGGATGTCGACGACGCCGATAACCCCGGCGGGTTCGACCTCGCTGGTGCCGATCTCTCCGACGTCGAACTCGATGTCGTGGTGCTTCCGCCGCAAGCCGACGAGTTCACCTGTGTGAGTTGCTTCCTCGTGAAGCACCGTTCACAGATCGACCACGAGACGAAGCTCGGAGCGATCTGCTTGGAGTGCGCGTCCTAG
- the sepH gene encoding septation protein SepH: MLAASDDGARFRIEIDEVLQSRIRQAQPEQHAGPKPSPREVQAHIRAGMSADEVAQVTGAAIDYIRRFEGPVLAEREHMVTSALAVPVHVAVEVDPADEPPSFGGVIRERLAQLGAHGERWASWKDEERGWIIKLEFTAETIDHDARWSFEPRKQSLQPLNSEAITLSQQGEMKGGLIPRLRAVGPDSEESRFDSGAFTFDEPEHGDFDTAPHLEPLPYSRTPQASSPAAARAAIKRADEPKQTLGETADLLEALRRRRGEREAASGEPERLPSPYAPTPVQEEAPTPEQPAEEKPGAAARSIWGGKASTGSSGNRGGAKKGRASMPSWDEIVFGARTDDDLA, encoded by the coding sequence TTGCTCGCCGCCTCCGACGATGGCGCGCGCTTCCGGATCGAGATCGACGAAGTATTGCAATCTCGCATCCGGCAGGCACAGCCCGAACAGCACGCCGGACCCAAACCCTCGCCGCGCGAGGTGCAGGCCCACATCAGGGCCGGCATGTCGGCCGATGAGGTCGCCCAGGTCACGGGTGCGGCGATCGACTACATCCGCCGCTTCGAAGGACCGGTGCTCGCCGAGCGCGAACACATGGTCACCTCGGCCCTCGCGGTTCCCGTGCACGTTGCCGTCGAGGTCGACCCGGCCGACGAACCGCCGTCGTTCGGCGGCGTCATCCGCGAGCGACTCGCGCAGCTCGGAGCGCACGGCGAACGCTGGGCGAGCTGGAAAGACGAGGAACGCGGGTGGATCATCAAGCTCGAGTTCACCGCGGAGACCATCGACCATGACGCCCGCTGGAGCTTCGAGCCCCGCAAGCAGTCATTGCAACCACTGAACTCCGAGGCGATCACCCTCTCGCAGCAAGGTGAGATGAAGGGCGGGCTCATCCCGCGGCTCCGCGCCGTCGGCCCCGACTCCGAGGAATCGCGCTTCGACAGCGGCGCCTTCACGTTCGATGAGCCCGAGCACGGCGACTTCGACACCGCCCCGCACCTCGAACCGCTCCCCTATTCGCGAACCCCCCAGGCTTCGAGCCCGGCTGCGGCCAGAGCGGCGATCAAACGAGCGGATGAACCGAAGCAGACGCTCGGCGAAACGGCCGACCTGCTCGAAGCCCTCCGCCGCCGCCGCGGCGAACGCGAGGCTGCGAGCGGCGAGCCCGAGCGACTGCCGTCGCCGTACGCCCCGACTCCCGTGCAGGAAGAGGCGCCGACGCCCGAGCAGCCGGCCGAGGAGAAGCCGGGCGCTGCCGCGCGCAGCATCTGGGGAGGCAAGGCATCGACCGGCTCCTCCGGAAACCGGGGCGGTGCGAAGAAGGGGCGTGCCTCGATGCCGAGCTGGGACGAGATCGTCTTCGGCGCGCGCACCGACGACGACCTCGCCTGA